Within the Iodidimonas sp. SYSU 1G8 genome, the region GCGCCTACCGCGACAACATGGGCAACGCTGAACTGGCCGCAAAGCTGATGGAGCTGATCGGCTACCGCCCGGACGACGTCTACATCACCACCGGCCCGCTCTACCATTCCGGCCCGGCCTCGTTCATGGGCATGGGTCTCGGCATGGGCCAGACCGTCATCCTGCAGCGCAAGTTCGATGCCGAGGACTGGCTGCGCCTGGTCGACAAGTACAAGGTGTCGTCCAGCTTCTCGGCGCCCACCCCGGTCCGGCGCATCTGCCAGGTGGACGAGGAAATCTTCGCGAAATACGACGTCAGTTCCATGCGGGTGCTGATCGCCAATGCCGCGCCGTGGTCCTACGCGCTCAAGAAGATGTATCTGGACCGCTTCCCCAAGCTGTCGCTGTTCGAGGTCTATGGCTCGACCGAACTGGGCGTGAACACCATCCTGACGCCTGAATACCAGCTGTCCAAGCCGGGCTCGTGCGGCAAGCCCGCGCCGGGCGTGGAGATCTTCCTGCTGGATGACGACGGCAATGTCATCACCACGCCGCACACGCCCGGCGAGCTGTTCATCCGCAGCAAGGGCGTGTTCACCGAATACTACAAGGCGCGGGACCAGTTCATGAAGGACCGGCGCGGCGACAAGCAGACCGTGGGCGACGTCGCCTATTTCGACGAGGAAGGCTTCTACTACATCTGCGACCGCAAGAAGGACATGATCATCTCCGGCGGTATGAACATCTATCCCGCCGAGATCGAGGACGCCCTGGAGCACCATCCGGACGTCATGGACGTGGCGGTGTTCGGCATCCCCAGCGAGGAATGGGGCGAGAGCGTGCACGCCATCGTGGTGCCGCGCCCCGGCAGCCACCTGACGCCGCAGGACGTGATCGCCTATGCCCGCGATCACATGGCCGGCTACAAGGTGCCGCGCTCGGTGGATTTCATCGACGACATCCCCCGCACCGGGTCCGGCAAGATCCTCAAGCGCGAGTTGCGCGAGCCCTACTGGAAGGGCCAGACCAGCAAGGTCGGTTGATCCTGCGCAAAGACGGCACCTTCTCGACCCGCCATCCTGTCTGCCGGATCAACAGGCCGGGAAGCCATTATGCGACAGACACCCTACGACATGCTCGGCGGCGAAGCGGGCGTGCGCGCCCTCGCCGCCGCGTTCTACGACGCCATGGACAGGCTCGAGGAAGCACACGACATCCGGGTCATGCACGCCGCCAATCTGGACGAGATCAAGGACAAGCTGTTCGAATATCTGTCCGGCTGGCTGGGCGGCCCGCCGCTTTACCGCCAGAAATATGGCGGTATTTGCCTGACCAAGGCCCACGCGCCCTATGCCATCGGCGAAAAGGAGCGCGACCAGTGGCTGCGCTGCATGGAAGAGGCGCTGATCGAGGTCGGCGCGCCGGAAGAGCTGCGGCAGGCCGCGAAGGTGCCGTTCTTCCGGATCGCCGACACGGTCAGGAACCGACGCGACGACACCGCCGCTAGTAGCGCGCACGCATGCTGACGTAGAAGCTGCGGCCCTGTTCGGGGAAGCCATCGGTCAACGTATGTGATTCGTCGAACAGGTTCCGCGCGCCGACACCGATCGCCACGCCGTTCAGCAGTTCGTAATCGATGCGCAGATTGGCCTGCACATGGCTGCCGGTGCGATAATAGCGCGTGCCCGCCGTGTTCACCGTCCAGCGGCTGGACGCGATGTCCAGGTTGGGGACGATGCGCAGGCGCTCGAGCGGCGACCAGTCGACATAGAGAAACGCCTTGTGTGTCGGCACGCCGGTCGGCTCGAAGGCCGCGTTCGACGGATCGTTCAGGTCGCGGTGCGTGTAGGTGTAGTTGACGCCCGCGTTCAGCAGCGGACCCAGCTCAGCGGTCAGCGACAGCTCGCCGCCATAATACTTGCCCTTGCCCACATTGCGGCTCTGGCTCACCGCGTTGTCGGTGCAGACATTGGCCGGCGTGCAGGTGACGTAGATGAACGGAAACGACACGATGACGTCCGAGAGGTGGGAATAGAACAGCGCCCCTTCCGCCCGCACGGCGCCGAAATCATGGGACCCGCCGATTTCCACATTGGTCGCCCGCTCCGCGTCCAGGTCCGGGTTGGAGATCGCGCCGCCAAAGCGTGAACTGAAGCGCTCGAACACCGTGGGGAACCGCGACCGGGAGGACACGCTCGCGTGCATTGCCGTCGCCTCGTCCGGCGCCCATTCCAGCTTGGCCTGGCCGTTGACCGCGTCCGCGTTGCGAAGCGGATAGCTGAAGATGGCCGATGGGCCGCCGCCCGGCGGCGTGCCGTATTCCTCGGCCCGCTTCAGGTCACGCCAGTCGACGCTGACGCCCGCCACGAAAGACAGCGCCGGCGACAGCGCCAGGCGGTTTTCGGCGGCGATGCTGTAGGTTTCCTCCAGGTTGGTCTGGCGCGGCTCGGTGAAGCCGGAGGGAAACCCCTGCTGATATTCAACATGCTCGTCGCGCCGGTAATGGAAGGCGATGCTGAGCGTATCGGCGGAAGACAGCGCCAGATCGAGCTGGGCGGAACCGCCCCAGGCCTCATCCTCATAGTGGCTGTTGAACGCCCGGCCGAGGGTCTGGCTGTTCTGGTTCCGGTTGTCGAACGCACGAAGCAGATTGTTGAAGCTGTTGCGGTAAACCCGCGTTTTCAGCGTCGCCCAGTCCGCCATGCGGGTGGTCGACAGGAAATAGAT harbors:
- a CDS encoding TonB-dependent receptor, producing the protein MRYAAAILAVLTGASGTAAAEDNAFTLGQITVTAPRHENAPIGQSTLPAEGIYLFNRNTLDDAVAVIPGVSASNSGGSRNERLIFVRGFDRFQVPLSIDGIRVYLPADNRLDYGRFLTPDIAEIQVAKGYASVLDGPGAMGGAVNLVTRKPTKEFEAEVRGTLGLDSDVDYAGYNVFVLLGTRQEKWYAQGSYTRNFVDHWDLPGGYVPTSGSAETGGERDFSRTEDWRANLKFGFTPNDTDEYSISYTRQEGSKNAPLHVTDGLNTQRFWSWPYWNLESIYFLSTTRMADWATLKTRVYRNSFNNLLRAFDNRNQNSQTLGRAFNSHYEDEAWGGSAQLDLALSSADTLSIAFHYRRDEHVEYQQGFPSGFTEPRQTNLEETYSIAAENRLALSPALSFVAGVSVDWRDLKRAEEYGTPPGGGPSAIFSYPLRNADAVNGQAKLEWAPDEATAMHASVSSRSRFPTVFERFSSRFGGAISNPDLDAERATNVEIGGSHDFGAVRAEGALFYSHLSDVIVSFPFIYVTCTPANVCTDNAVSQSRNVGKGKYYGGELSLTAELGPLLNAGVNYTYTHRDLNDPSNAAFEPTGVPTHKAFLYVDWSPLERLRIVPNLDIASSRWTVNTAGTRYYRTGSHVQANLRIDYELLNGVAIGVGARNLFDESHTLTDGFPEQGRSFYVSMRARY
- a CDS encoding AMP-binding protein — encoded protein: MNDPLTDLARAQPDKLAVIDDRPDGTIIRWTYAQLEDNANRLGNVFLSLGLEPKNRVVWFGRNSPWIVAMMAAGRKTGATSVPMNYRLAPEEVAYIVDNSDADFIFVDAEFAPVLEQIRADIPKVRAIVVFDGPPGKDMLSAAELIADADTATIMPRLLPGQANSMIYTSGTTGRPKGAYRDNMGNAELAAKLMELIGYRPDDVYITTGPLYHSGPASFMGMGLGMGQTVILQRKFDAEDWLRLVDKYKVSSSFSAPTPVRRICQVDEEIFAKYDVSSMRVLIANAAPWSYALKKMYLDRFPKLSLFEVYGSTELGVNTILTPEYQLSKPGSCGKPAPGVEIFLLDDDGNVITTPHTPGELFIRSKGVFTEYYKARDQFMKDRRGDKQTVGDVAYFDEEGFYYICDRKKDMIISGGMNIYPAEIEDALEHHPDVMDVAVFGIPSEEWGESVHAIVVPRPGSHLTPQDVIAYARDHMAGYKVPRSVDFIDDIPRTGSGKILKRELREPYWKGQTSKVG
- a CDS encoding group II truncated hemoglobin; this encodes MRQTPYDMLGGEAGVRALAAAFYDAMDRLEEAHDIRVMHAANLDEIKDKLFEYLSGWLGGPPLYRQKYGGICLTKAHAPYAIGEKERDQWLRCMEEALIEVGAPEELRQAAKVPFFRIADTVRNRRDDTAASSAHAC